A section of the Deltaproteobacteria bacterium genome encodes:
- a CDS encoding DHH family phosphoesterase has translation MRERLRKLYKLFAHDDRLLILIDADPDSIASALALKRLLWRRVATCVIVPIRPITRPQNQTMVRLLEIPLVAYEKIDPREFSRKALVDSQPSHHERLADLDYDLIIDHHPLHPQTEAPFLDIRPKYGATATILTEYLRDAKIKPSLKLATALFYAIKTDTSNFESHSTEADVRAFHFLFQFTRRALVRRIEIAELTLGMLKYFRRGLGRWQIHHDRLYSFVGSVPTPDLLVMLADFFLRLVEISWSIVAGIYQDKLIVIFRNDGLRKNAGRLANKAFGKLGSAGGHPASARAEIPLEALGEIGQEDEDAWENFLITRVEGK, from the coding sequence TTGCGGGAACGGCTGCGGAAGTTATACAAACTCTTTGCTCACGATGACCGGCTGTTGATCCTGATCGACGCTGACCCTGATTCCATCGCCAGCGCTTTAGCGCTGAAACGGTTGCTCTGGCGTCGGGTGGCCACCTGTGTCATTGTGCCCATCCGCCCCATCACTCGACCGCAGAATCAGACCATGGTCCGACTCCTGGAAATTCCTCTGGTAGCTTATGAGAAAATTGATCCGCGGGAGTTCTCACGCAAGGCCCTGGTCGATAGCCAACCGAGTCATCATGAACGGTTAGCCGACCTCGATTACGACCTGATCATTGATCACCATCCTCTTCATCCCCAGACCGAAGCGCCGTTCCTAGATATTCGCCCGAAATATGGGGCTACTGCCACCATCCTGACCGAGTACCTCCGGGATGCCAAGATCAAACCATCCTTGAAATTGGCGACCGCACTGTTCTACGCCATCAAGACTGATACGTCTAATTTTGAGAGCCATTCCACCGAAGCCGATGTGCGGGCCTTCCACTTTCTATTTCAATTCACCCGCCGGGCTTTGGTGCGCCGCATCGAAATCGCCGAATTGACTCTGGGGATGCTCAAGTATTTCCGGCGGGGGCTGGGACGTTGGCAGATTCACCATGACCGGCTTTATAGCTTTGTGGGCTCGGTCCCAACCCCCGACCTTTTAGTGATGCTGGCGGATTTTTTCCTGCGTTTGGTTGAGATTTCCTGGAGCATTGTCGCTGGCATTTACCAGGACAAACTGATTGTCATCTTTCGCAATGACGGCTTGCGAAAAAATGCTGGCCGTCTGGCCAATAAAGCCTTTGGCAAGCTGGGCTCGGCCGGCGGCCACCCCGCCAGTGCCCGGGCGGAGATTCCACTGGAGGCGCTGGGGGAAATCGGGCAAGAAGACGAAGACGCCTGGGAAAACTTTCTGATCACCAGGGTAGAAGGAAAATAA
- a CDS encoding NAD-dependent epimerase/dehydratase family protein has protein sequence MSKTLVTGGSGFVGRALVQELLADGRQVRVLARHPEHPALQGLAVEVVQGDLRHPDSLRIALEGCSYLFHVAADYRLWVPNPKDMYATNVEGTRHILRAAWERGLERVVYTSTVGTLGNPGDGTPGREDTPVSFADMVGHYKKSKFLAEQIALEFARRGLPIVLVNPSTPVGPWDYRPTPTGQMIVDFLNGQMPAYLDSGLNLIHVRDVARGHILAEERGRPGEKYILGHQNLSLSEIFEILAGISQRPAPRWRLPYYPILGLAYVNEFWATWVSHRPPRIPLTAVKMAGKFMYFDSSKAMQELGLPQTPVREALQDAITWFQKHGYVKENKVQS, from the coding sequence ATGAGTAAAACCCTGGTAACCGGGGGCAGCGGATTTGTTGGCCGTGCCCTGGTTCAAGAACTCCTGGCCGATGGTCGCCAGGTACGGGTATTGGCCCGACATCCGGAACACCCAGCTTTGCAGGGACTGGCGGTTGAGGTTGTCCAGGGTGACTTGCGCCATCCGGACTCGTTGAGAATTGCTCTGGAGGGCTGTAGCTATCTTTTTCACGTGGCTGCCGATTACCGCCTCTGGGTTCCCAACCCTAAGGATATGTATGCTACTAATGTCGAGGGCACCCGCCATATCCTCCGGGCGGCCTGGGAGCGCGGTCTGGAGCGGGTGGTCTACACCAGCACAGTGGGGACCCTGGGCAACCCGGGGGACGGCACTCCGGGCAGGGAAGACACCCCGGTCAGTTTTGCTGATATGGTCGGGCATTACAAAAAATCCAAGTTTTTAGCCGAGCAGATAGCCCTGGAATTCGCCCGGCGAGGGCTTCCTATAGTGCTCGTCAATCCCAGCACCCCGGTCGGGCCTTGGGATTACCGCCCCACCCCGACCGGCCAGATGATCGTCGATTTTCTAAACGGCCAGATGCCGGCTTATCTGGATTCCGGCCTGAATCTGATCCATGTCCGGGATGTGGCCCGCGGCCATATCCTGGCAGAAGAACGGGGCCGTCCGGGGGAAAAATATATCCTGGGACACCAGAACCTCAGCCTGTCAGAGATTTTTGAGATTCTGGCCGGAATCAGTCAGCGGCCGGCTCCCCGCTGGCGGCTGCCCTATTACCCGATCCTGGGACTGGCTTATGTCAATGAATTCTGGGCCACCTGGGTCAGTCACCGACCGCCGCGGATACCCCTGACTGCGGTTAAGATGGCCGGGAAATTTATGTATTTTGATAGTAGCAAAGCCATGCAGGAGTTGGGACTTCCTCAGACTCCGGTCCGGGAGGCCCTCCAGGATGCCATCACCTGGTTCCAAAAACACGGCTATGTAAAGGAAAATAAAGTTCAAAGTTAA
- the shc gene encoding squalene--hopene cyclase yields MSQQRTWFLANESLTEAVEKAVAGARQALLGMQTRDGYWWAELESNVTITAEYLMLHYLLEIAEPAKISALANYILQQQLDNGGWSIYYGDGGDLSTSVEAYLALKLAGLSPQEPAVQRARAFIQQRGGPLRTRVFTRIFLALFGQVSWEGVPTLPVEFILFPPQSGLSIYEFSSWSRATIVPLSVVMAKQPVLSLPLELGVRELFSDAEEGFRNHRVQWNHNGLSLDNLFVLWDRVLKFYQSWPLHLFRRLALKRAEDWILEHQEDSGDWGGIQPAMLNSLLALHCLGYANDHPAMRRGLEALEFFTLKDQDSIRLQSCISPVWDTALAVRALAASGCPVSHSAMIRACDWLLRQQILVPGDWSIKKPDLAPGGWAFEFVNNWYPDIDDSAVVLMALKEGLPDPDQFRSALNRGIDWCLGMQSKNGGFGAFDVDNTKDWLNSIPFGDLKALIDPPTEDVTGRVLEMMGIFGFTLDHPVAARAYIFLRRTQQPDGCWWGRWGVNYIYGTWSVLLGLKSIGEDMSQTYIRQAVAWLKGCQNADGGWGETCESYRRPQLRGQGESTASQTAWALMALIAAGEAHSPEVRKGAEYLVRTQNTEGRWEEAYFTGTGFPQHFMIRYHLYRDCFPLMALGQYLQACGRTPHE; encoded by the coding sequence ATGTCTCAACAAAGGACCTGGTTCCTGGCGAATGAGTCACTGACTGAAGCCGTGGAAAAAGCCGTGGCTGGGGCTCGCCAGGCGTTGTTGGGAATGCAGACGCGAGATGGCTATTGGTGGGCGGAGCTGGAGTCCAATGTTACTATTACAGCCGAATACCTTATGCTCCATTATCTACTGGAAATAGCCGAGCCAGCCAAGATTTCCGCCTTGGCCAACTATATTCTTCAGCAACAGCTCGACAACGGTGGCTGGTCTATCTATTATGGAGATGGCGGCGACCTGAGCACCTCGGTGGAGGCTTACCTAGCCCTGAAGTTGGCTGGCCTCTCGCCTCAGGAGCCGGCTGTGCAGCGGGCCCGGGCCTTTATTCAACAGCGTGGGGGACCGTTGCGGACCCGGGTTTTCACCCGAATTTTCTTGGCCCTGTTTGGCCAGGTAAGTTGGGAAGGAGTTCCCACCCTGCCGGTGGAATTTATACTTTTCCCCCCCCAGAGTGGCTTGAGCATCTACGAATTTTCCAGTTGGTCTCGCGCCACCATTGTGCCCTTGTCGGTGGTCATGGCCAAACAGCCTGTGCTCTCCCTGCCCCTGGAATTGGGAGTGAGGGAGTTGTTTAGTGATGCGGAAGAAGGGTTCCGGAACCACCGGGTACAATGGAATCACAATGGCTTGAGTCTGGATAATCTCTTTGTGCTCTGGGATCGGGTCTTGAAATTTTACCAGAGCTGGCCACTTCACCTTTTCCGCCGATTGGCTCTCAAGCGGGCCGAGGACTGGATTCTGGAACATCAGGAAGACAGCGGGGATTGGGGCGGTATTCAGCCCGCCATGCTCAATTCCCTGCTCGCCCTCCACTGCCTGGGTTATGCCAATGATCATCCGGCCATGCGGCGTGGTCTGGAAGCCCTGGAGTTCTTCACCTTAAAGGACCAGGACTCTATCCGGTTGCAATCTTGCATCTCCCCGGTATGGGATACGGCTCTGGCTGTCCGGGCCTTGGCCGCCTCGGGCTGCCCGGTGTCGCATTCGGCCATGATCCGGGCCTGCGACTGGCTGCTGCGCCAGCAGATTCTGGTTCCCGGGGACTGGTCGATCAAAAAACCTGATCTGGCCCCGGGGGGATGGGCCTTTGAATTTGTCAACAACTGGTACCCGGACATTGATGATAGTGCGGTAGTCTTGATGGCTCTCAAAGAAGGGCTACCGGATCCGGATCAATTCCGATCCGCCCTGAATCGAGGGATTGACTGGTGCCTGGGCATGCAGTCTAAAAATGGCGGCTTCGGGGCTTTTGATGTTGATAATACCAAAGATTGGCTCAACAGCATTCCCTTCGGGGATTTGAAGGCTCTGATCGATCCCCCTACCGAGGATGTGACTGGCCGCGTCCTGGAAATGATGGGAATTTTTGGCTTTACCCTGGACCACCCGGTGGCGGCCCGGGCTTATATTTTCCTGCGCCGGACACAACAGCCCGATGGATGTTGGTGGGGGCGTTGGGGGGTTAATTATATTTATGGTACCTGGTCAGTGTTATTGGGGCTTAAAAGTATCGGCGAGGACATGTCTCAAACCTATATTCGCCAGGCAGTGGCCTGGCTGAAAGGCTGTCAGAATGCCGATGGCGGTTGGGGCGAGACTTGCGAATCCTACCGGCGCCCTCAACTCCGGGGCCAGGGAGAAAGCACCGCCTCCCAGACCGCCTGGGCCCTGATGGCCCTCATCGCCGCGGGTGAAGCCCACTCCCCTGAAGTCCGGAAAGGCGCCGAATATCTGGTCAGGACCCAGAATACCGAGGGCCGCTGGGAGGAGGCTTATTTTACCGGCACCGGATTTCCGCAGCACTTTATGATCCGTTATCATTTATATCGTGATTGTTTCCCCTTGATGGCGTTGGGCCAATATCTCCAAGCCTGCGGGAGAACCCCGCATGAGTAA
- the prfA gene encoding peptide chain release factor 1: MFIERLQAIEDKFQGLEACLSNPEIIKDQERYQQYAREHAELMPLIQTFRRYQQVRQELESNQVLLKEETDEEFKALAREEIQQLRAQLLELEEELRLHLLPKDPNDARNILLEIRAGTGGEEAALFVADLFRMYSRYAENKGWKVEVLSHSPTGMGGLKEIIALISGQRVYSRLKFESGVHRVQRVPVTESQGRIHTSAVTVAILPEAEEVDVQINPEEIRVDVFRSSGPGGQSVNTTDSAVRVTHLPTGLVVSCQDEKSQHKNKAKALKVLRARLLDLKQREQRQKIAQDRKTQVGTGDRSERIRTYNFPQGRITDHRPGLTLYRLEDILAGNLDELLDALNTYHRSTALKQQVG; this comes from the coding sequence ATGTTTATCGAACGCTTGCAAGCCATCGAAGATAAATTCCAGGGACTGGAAGCCTGCCTGAGCAATCCTGAGATCATCAAAGATCAGGAGCGTTATCAGCAATATGCCCGGGAACACGCTGAGTTAATGCCGTTGATTCAAACCTTTCGGCGCTATCAACAGGTCCGCCAGGAGTTGGAATCTAACCAAGTCCTGTTAAAAGAGGAGACCGACGAGGAATTCAAGGCCCTGGCCCGGGAAGAGATTCAGCAGCTGCGAGCCCAATTGCTGGAATTAGAGGAAGAACTGCGGTTACATTTACTCCCCAAAGATCCCAATGATGCCCGGAACATTCTTCTCGAAATCCGGGCCGGCACCGGAGGCGAGGAAGCAGCCCTGTTTGTCGCCGATCTTTTCCGGATGTATAGCCGCTATGCTGAAAATAAGGGTTGGAAGGTCGAAGTGCTGAGTCATAGCCCCACAGGCATGGGTGGACTGAAAGAGATCATTGCCTTGATCTCGGGCCAACGGGTTTATAGCCGCTTAAAATTTGAGAGTGGAGTGCACCGGGTGCAGCGAGTGCCGGTCACCGAATCCCAGGGCCGGATTCACACCTCGGCGGTCACCGTGGCCATCTTGCCGGAGGCCGAAGAAGTTGACGTCCAGATTAACCCGGAGGAAATCCGGGTGGATGTCTTCCGCTCCTCTGGCCCCGGGGGGCAAAGCGTCAACACCACTGATTCGGCGGTGCGCGTTACCCATTTGCCCACCGGTCTGGTGGTTTCTTGTCAGGATGAAAAATCCCAGCATAAAAACAAAGCCAAGGCCTTGAAGGTGCTTAGAGCTCGCCTGTTGGATCTAAAACAGCGGGAACAGCGGCAAAAAATTGCCCAGGACCGCAAGACCCAGGTCGGCACTGGTGATCGCAGCGAACGCATCCGCACCTATAATTTCCCCCAGGGGCGCATCACTGACCACCGCCCCGGACTTACTCTTTACCGTCTGGAGGATATTCTGGCCGGGAATCTGGATGAACTGCTTGATGCCTTGAACACCTATCACCGCAGCACGGCCCTGAAACAGCAGGTCGGATGA
- the rpmE gene encoding 50S ribosomal protein L31, with product MKKDIHPKYYQTTVRCACGHEFVTGSTQENIRVEICSKCHPFFTGKQKLVDSTGQVDRFLRKYSKVQNQAAEGEAAE from the coding sequence ATGAAAAAGGATATCCATCCCAAATATTATCAGACCACAGTGCGTTGTGCCTGTGGCCATGAATTTGTCACCGGCTCTACTCAGGAGAATATCCGGGTGGAGATTTGCTCCAAGTGCCACCCTTTCTTTACCGGCAAACAGAAGTTGGTGGACTCCACCGGCCAGGTGGATCGGTTTTTGCGGAAATACTCTAAGGTTCAGAATCAAGCTGCAGAAGGCGAAGCCGCGGAGTAA
- a CDS encoding BamA/TamA family outer membrane protein: MAYRDLGLPIYLILVVIGLSSCSMNIPTAAVPPPLPVQRTDEKIGTTLFPLPVLATNPNSGNDYGFLPVWIFPREDKAMGLIIAPSVIYNEEDGTAFAFRVLAYPTSEVHYRLIANQSTGTNTEYELMYDNKGMGPQDWAYGLLLNYNSDYFPRFYGFGNNSAEDDETSYTSRTREAVAHLGYQVTQSLELIWQERLTMTSLSDKHLPSLPATVELFPEAVRIRQNTTFAHRLSLSYDTRDLEDTPTCGLLARVYGETAAKALGSDASYDRVGVVIKGFQPLDADRRFITAIRLEGQFMLREEDTPFFEWPQLGGFGSNRGYGEWRFIDRNMVAFTLEQRIEAFSLNHFGVISHWEIAPFFDVGKVFPTIGKFNFRDLKPVGGLGLRATVRPQVVGHVDFGFGQEGSAVFMGLDYPF, encoded by the coding sequence GTGGCATACAGAGACCTTGGTCTGCCGATCTATCTGATATTGGTGGTTATCGGGCTCAGTAGCTGCAGTATGAACATACCCACCGCGGCGGTTCCTCCTCCCTTGCCGGTGCAACGCACCGATGAGAAAATTGGAACTACTCTCTTTCCTTTGCCGGTGTTGGCCACTAACCCTAATTCCGGTAATGATTACGGCTTCTTGCCGGTATGGATTTTCCCTCGGGAAGATAAGGCGATGGGGCTGATTATAGCCCCCTCGGTGATCTATAACGAAGAGGATGGCACTGCTTTTGCGTTTCGTGTCCTGGCCTATCCCACTTCCGAGGTGCACTACCGGCTGATTGCTAATCAGTCCACCGGCACCAATACCGAATATGAACTTATGTATGATAATAAAGGCATGGGACCTCAAGATTGGGCTTATGGCCTGCTGCTGAATTATAACAGTGACTATTTCCCGCGCTTTTATGGGTTTGGGAATAATAGTGCGGAAGATGACGAGACCAGTTATACCTCCCGGACCCGGGAGGCAGTGGCCCATCTGGGTTATCAGGTTACCCAAAGCCTGGAGCTTATCTGGCAGGAACGTCTGACCATGACCTCTCTGAGCGACAAACACCTCCCCAGTCTGCCAGCCACCGTGGAATTATTTCCTGAGGCGGTGCGCATTCGGCAAAATACCACTTTTGCCCATCGCCTTTCTTTAAGTTATGATACCCGGGACTTGGAGGATACTCCCACCTGTGGATTGCTGGCCCGCGTCTATGGGGAAACTGCGGCCAAGGCCTTAGGAAGCGATGCCTCTTATGACCGGGTGGGAGTGGTGATCAAAGGTTTTCAACCCCTGGACGCGGATCGGCGGTTTATCACCGCTATCCGGTTGGAAGGCCAATTTATGCTCCGGGAAGAAGACACCCCTTTTTTCGAATGGCCTCAATTAGGCGGGTTTGGCAGCAACCGGGGCTATGGCGAATGGCGATTTATCGATCGTAATATGGTCGCTTTTACACTGGAACAGCGCATTGAGGCCTTCAGCCTGAACCATTTCGGGGTCATCAGCCATTGGGAGATCGCACCTTTTTTTGACGTTGGCAAGGTGTTTCCGACCATCGGTAAATTTAACTTCCGCGATCTGAAGCCGGTCGGCGGACTCGGCCTGCGTGCTACGGTCCGGCCCCAGGTTGTTGGTCATGTCGACTTTGGTTTCGGCCAGGAAGGCAGCGCCGTATTCATGGGACTGGATTACCCGTTTTGA
- a CDS encoding DUF1385 domain-containing protein: MPDFPVGGQAVIEGVMMRAPHMMTIAVRKPDGSIIVRADRLKLLGDRLPWLRWPFLRGPIVLWESLLYGLQALTFSAQAAVEEDEEQLGSGALILTVIAAFALALFFFGLLPHYLSGLIGRLWGEELSTDTLAFHVIDGLLKIGFFLLYVWSISLFQEVRRVFEYHGAEHKSIFTYEAGQALTLENARQHQIMHPRCGTSFILVVLLLSIFLFAALFPLVPGLSGWGRWLDLLLQVGLKIILMIPIAALSYEVIRFGGRHADHPLMRLVLWPGLMTQHLTAREPADDQLEVALAALRAAIHGEQEVLQTPG; the protein is encoded by the coding sequence ATGCCAGATTTTCCCGTGGGCGGGCAGGCAGTCATTGAGGGCGTGATGATGCGCGCTCCCCACATGATGACCATTGCGGTCCGCAAGCCTGACGGGTCAATAATCGTAAGGGCAGACCGTCTCAAGCTGTTGGGCGACCGCCTCCCCTGGTTGCGCTGGCCTTTTTTACGGGGGCCAATCGTTCTGTGGGAATCCCTGCTCTACGGCCTCCAGGCCCTGACCTTTTCGGCCCAGGCCGCCGTAGAGGAAGATGAGGAACAACTCGGGTCCGGGGCGCTGATCCTGACGGTAATCGCCGCCTTTGCGCTGGCGCTGTTTTTTTTCGGACTGCTGCCGCATTATCTGAGCGGTCTGATCGGCCGCCTGTGGGGCGAGGAGTTAAGTACCGATACCTTGGCCTTCCATGTCATCGACGGCCTGCTCAAGATCGGATTTTTCCTGTTATATGTCTGGTCCATATCCCTTTTCCAAGAAGTTCGACGGGTATTTGAATATCATGGTGCAGAGCATAAATCGATCTTTACTTATGAGGCTGGACAGGCCCTCACCCTGGAAAATGCCCGGCAGCACCAGATCATGCATCCCCGCTGCGGCACCTCGTTCATTCTGGTAGTGCTGCTGCTCAGTATTTTTCTGTTTGCGGCGCTATTTCCGCTGGTACCCGGCCTGAGCGGTTGGGGACGCTGGCTAGATCTACTCCTGCAGGTAGGTCTAAAAATCATCCTCATGATCCCCATCGCGGCGCTGTCCTATGAAGTCATCCGCTTCGGTGGGCGCCATGCCGACCATCCCCTCATGAGACTGGTGCTGTGGCCAGGACTGATGACCCAACACCTTACTGCCCGTGAACCCGCCGACGATCAGTTGGAGGTGGCTCTGGCAGCCCTGCGCGCCGCCATCCACGGTGAACAGGAAGTCTTGCAAACCCCTGGTTAA
- the hpnH gene encoding adenosyl-hopene transferase HpnH gives MRFPLSLDISLINYLIEKRLQRQEKFPLVLMLEPTHLCNLACKGCGRIQEYRDTLGQMMPLEECLTSVEECGAPVVTITGGEPLLYPPVFELVQELIRRRKHIYLCTNGLLLEKSLANLPASNYLTLSVHLDGLAPTHDLILGRPGVFDQSIKAIKAAKRQGFQVCTNTTIYKQTDIQEIEILFAYLTYLDINGLLVSPAFSFESVDPELFLSREEIKEKFARLTASGNKFKFYDSPLYLEFLRGERDYECTPWANPTRNPRGWRSPCYQLMDAHYPTFEEFMTQTEWERYGVGRDPRCQQCMMHSGFEPTVVRTLGRDLKDLWEMLRWNLS, from the coding sequence ATGCGCTTTCCTTTAAGCCTTGATATCTCTTTAATTAACTACTTAATCGAAAAACGGCTCCAACGCCAGGAGAAATTTCCTCTGGTACTGATGTTAGAGCCTACCCATTTATGCAACCTGGCCTGTAAAGGTTGCGGTCGCATCCAGGAATACCGGGATACTCTGGGACAGATGATGCCCCTGGAGGAATGTTTGACCTCGGTAGAAGAATGCGGCGCCCCAGTAGTAACCATCACCGGGGGCGAACCCTTGCTTTATCCGCCAGTCTTTGAGCTGGTGCAGGAATTGATCCGGCGGCGCAAACATATCTATCTGTGCACTAACGGCCTCCTGCTTGAGAAGTCCCTGGCCAACTTGCCAGCTTCAAACTACTTAACCCTAAGTGTCCATCTGGATGGTCTGGCTCCCACCCACGACCTTATCCTGGGGCGTCCGGGAGTGTTTGATCAGTCGATCAAAGCGATCAAAGCCGCCAAACGGCAAGGCTTCCAGGTCTGCACCAATACCACCATCTATAAACAAACCGATATACAGGAGATTGAAATTCTTTTTGCTTATCTGACTTATCTGGATATTAACGGCTTATTGGTATCACCCGCGTTCAGTTTCGAGTCGGTTGACCCGGAATTATTTTTAAGCCGCGAAGAAATCAAGGAAAAATTTGCCCGCCTTACCGCCAGCGGTAATAAATTTAAATTTTACGATTCCCCCTTATATCTGGAATTCCTGCGGGGGGAACGGGATTACGAGTGCACTCCCTGGGCCAACCCCACCCGTAACCCCAGAGGGTGGCGATCCCCTTGTTACCAACTCATGGATGCTCATTACCCTACCTTTGAGGAATTTATGACCCAAACCGAGTGGGAACGCTACGGTGTGGGTCGCGATCCCCGTTGTCAGCAATGCATGATGCATTCTGGTTTCGAGCCGACTGTAGTGCGGACCCTGGGTAGGGACCTTAAAGATCTCTGGGAAATGTTGCGTTGGAACCTGTCTTAG
- the prmC gene encoding peptide chain release factor N(5)-glutamine methyltransferase — MTADPGAAWTIMELLCWTTSYFHHKGISEPRASAEVLLAHCLGRGRLALYLQHDQPLSTAELANFKELIRRRLAGEPTQYITGHQEFWSLDFLVNPAVLIPRPETEILIDTVLKQVQQPDFPLAQGPLLDLGTGSGVLAIVLARELPVARFVALDLSAAALAVAQENARRHQVVERIGFIRGDLFQPLAPRPTFSVIISNPPYVPTREWQHLPREIRHYEPRAALDGGPDGLAVIRRLVSEAHQYLIPGGLLALEVGQGQASAVLDLLLQQGAYAPAETRYDYQKIQRVVFARRLE; from the coding sequence ATGACCGCCGACCCCGGAGCAGCCTGGACCATCATGGAACTGCTCTGCTGGACTACCAGTTATTTTCACCACAAAGGAATCAGCGAACCCCGGGCCTCGGCCGAAGTGTTGTTGGCGCACTGTCTGGGTCGGGGGCGGCTGGCTCTTTATCTGCAACATGATCAGCCTCTGAGCACCGCGGAACTGGCCAACTTTAAGGAGCTGATCCGGCGCCGTCTGGCCGGGGAACCGACCCAATATATCACCGGCCACCAGGAATTCTGGTCCCTGGATTTCCTGGTCAACCCTGCGGTCCTGATCCCCCGTCCGGAGACCGAAATTCTGATCGACACCGTCCTGAAGCAGGTGCAACAGCCGGATTTTCCTCTGGCCCAAGGCCCCTTGTTAGACCTTGGCACCGGCAGCGGGGTGCTGGCCATCGTCCTGGCCCGAGAACTTCCAGTTGCTCGATTTGTCGCTCTGGATCTGTCGGCCGCGGCCTTGGCTGTGGCCCAGGAAAATGCCCGACGCCATCAGGTTGTGGAACGCATCGGATTCATCCGGGGCGATCTCTTCCAGCCGCTGGCGCCTCGCCCCACCTTTTCGGTAATCATTTCTAACCCCCCTTATGTGCCTACCAGGGAATGGCAGCACCTGCCCCGGGAGATTCGCCACTATGAACCACGCGCTGCCCTGGACGGCGGCCCTGATGGCTTAGCAGTGATCCGGCGGTTGGTCTCGGAAGCTCATCAATATCTGATTCCGGGCGGACTTTTGGCCCTGGAGGTCGGACAGGGGCAGGCCTCGGCAGTTTTGGACCTGTTACTCCAACAGGGAGCTTACGCCCCCGCCGAGACCCGGTACGATTACCAGAAGATCCAACGGGTGGTCTTCGCCCGGCGATTGGAATAA